The following coding sequences are from one Rutidosis leptorrhynchoides isolate AG116_Rl617_1_P2 chromosome 11, CSIRO_AGI_Rlap_v1, whole genome shotgun sequence window:
- the LOC139875246 gene encoding uncharacterized protein — translation MNSVASGFVENSMMRNRIKLPSSITGSAGYMIEIYHDAMELCRVFGYPNLFLTFTCNPKWPEITRELDGTGFKAEDKPSFCARMFKMKLDQLMKDIRKQTYLVLLKHVMNVTKIDEDSYPIHGIRDDGRTVTKQGHDLDNGSVVAYKPYLLKRYQSHLNVEWSNQVASIIYLFKYINKSNDRITTQLCVTETDEIKEYYDCRYVSSCEAIWRILKFDIHRHYPSIIRLSFCLEGEQQIIFDEEELIDEVLEKPSVNTSMFIEWMICNIFNQEARELTYFEYPTKFIWNKDNRIWSRRKRNTGAIGYIHHVAPASGDLFFLRILLKKVKGPTSYQDIRTVNGKVFDSYRDACYDLGLLDDDKEYIEGIKEAFF, via the exons ATGAATTCAGTGGCATCAGGTTTTGTGGAGAATAGTATGATGAGAAATAGGATAAAACTTCCTTCCTCAATCACGGGGAGTGCTGGATATATGATTGAGATTTATCATGATGCTATGGAACTTTGTCGTGTATTTGGCTATCCCAACTTATTTTTAACTTTCACATGTAATCCAAAGTGGCCAGAAATCACAAGAGAATTGGACGGGACCGGTTTTAAAGCAGAAGACAAACCATCTTTTTGTGCAAGGATGTTTAAAATGAAGCTCGACCAACTGATGAAAGATATAAGGAAACAAACATATTTGGTACTGTTAAAGCAT gtAATGA ATGTCACAAAAATTGATGAAGACAGTTATCCAATTCACGGAATAAGGGATGATGGAAGAACGGTAACAAAACAAGGTCACGATTTGGATAACGGAAGTGTGGTAGCTTATAAACCTTACCTCCTAAAAAGGTACCAATCTCATCTCAATGTTGAATGGTCTAACCAAGTTGCTTCAATTATTTATTTGTTCAAATATATCAACAAAAGTAATGATAGGATTACAACGCAGCTCTGTGTTACAGAAACTGATGAAATTAAAGAATACTATGATTGTCGATATGTTTCATCTTGTGAAGCCATTTGGAGGATTTTGAAGTTCGATATACATCGCCATTACCCCAGCATTATAAGACTATCGTTCTGTTTGGAAGGAGAACAACAAATCATTTTTGATGAAGAGGAATTAATCGATGAGGTATTAGAAAAGCCATCAGTCAATACATCAATGTTTATAGAATGGATGATTTGTAACATTTTCAACCAAGAAGCACGCGAATTGACTTATTTCGAATACCCGACAAAGTTCATTTGGAACAAAGATAATAGGATTTGGAGTAGGCGTAAAAGAAACACCGGTGCAATTGGATATATTCATCATGTGGCACCAGCGTCTGGTGATCTGTTTTTTCTTAGAATTCTACTCAAGAAGGTTAAAGGTCCAACTTCCTATCAAGATATCCGGACGGTAAATGGTAAGGTATTTGATAGCTACCGAGATGCTTGCTACGATTTAGGTTTATTGGATGATGATAAGGAGTATATAGAAGGTATAAAAGAGGCTTTTTTTTAG